The following proteins are encoded in a genomic region of Desulfurococcaceae archaeon:
- a CDS encoding PfkB family carbohydrate kinase has product MRNFYIYGNPTLDYIEEADGTVYVAYGGGSYYSALPLLEKGLDVEVYAVYSPGLSAHPVSKYVNKMQYSTRMNIFKLEYTGTGRRIRVLDKAPPICSWNSQGSLGYSIVNPVLGEVDASLLKTVRQKSPLLAVDLQGFLRKLAGGSVVLEYTDNAMLAIQLADIVHADLEEFTALAGGLSIPDAVHKISKKLRGVLLVTIRPKKVMVVTKHGSKVYELEDYYAASDKTGAGDYFLSVYTYTYVEKHDEEGSVFKAHEYTTAWLKTRRASLHHHRSAFHTAIPFHSSA; this is encoded by the coding sequence TTGAGGAATTTCTACATCTACGGAAATCCAACATTAGATTACATTGAAGAAGCCGATGGGACAGTATACGTGGCTTATGGAGGGGGCTCCTATTATTCAGCCTTACCGCTCTTGGAGAAAGGCCTGGACGTAGAAGTTTACGCGGTATACAGTCCAGGACTCTCAGCACACCCGGTATCGAAGTACGTAAATAAAATGCAGTACTCTACGAGAATGAACATCTTTAAACTAGAGTATACGGGAACCGGGAGGAGAATACGCGTACTCGATAAGGCACCTCCTATCTGTTCCTGGAACTCTCAAGGGAGCCTAGGCTACTCTATCGTAAACCCGGTACTGGGAGAGGTTGATGCGAGCCTGCTCAAAACTGTTAGGCAGAAGTCTCCACTACTAGCCGTGGATTTGCAGGGATTTTTAAGAAAGCTAGCAGGTGGTAGTGTTGTCTTAGAGTACACGGACAATGCCATGTTGGCGATCCAGCTCGCCGACATCGTGCACGCAGACCTCGAAGAGTTCACTGCGCTGGCAGGTGGCCTGAGTATTCCCGACGCCGTCCACAAGATTTCGAAAAAACTGCGCGGTGTACTATTAGTGACGATCAGGCCCAAGAAGGTCATGGTGGTCACAAAACACGGATCCAAAGTATATGAACTAGAGGATTACTACGCTGCCAGCGATAAGACTGGTGCAGGCGACTACTTCCTCTCCGTTTACACGTACACCTACGTCGAGAAGCACGATGAGGAAGGCTCTGTATTTAAAGCACACGAATATACAACAGCATGGCTTAAGACGAGACGTGCCTCATTGCACCACCACCGCTCAGCCTTCCACACCGCAATACCTTTCCACTCATCAGCTTAA
- a CDS encoding MBL fold metallo-hydrolase, translating into MIISWHGHACVSVQVNGYTIVIDPHDGLSIGLKKPATRADLVLVTHDHFDHNAVNAVSKDKTRVLKMHYGETFVDSLRVVGLRSYHDKSKGRRRGENAVYVIEVKGARLAHLGDIGDIPEELVLEKLKGVDLLMVPVGGTFTIEPEEAWSLVEKTKPVNVMPIHYWITGLTLPLKPVDEFLKLVKGYNVVKLDTNSFNLAEFRNSVIVVKPP; encoded by the coding sequence GTGATAATCTCTTGGCACGGGCATGCATGCGTATCTGTTCAGGTAAACGGGTACACAATAGTAATTGATCCTCATGATGGTTTGAGCATAGGTCTGAAAAAACCGGCCACCAGAGCGGACCTGGTGCTGGTAACTCATGATCACTTCGATCACAACGCTGTGAACGCTGTCTCCAAGGACAAAACACGTGTATTAAAGATGCATTATGGCGAAACATTCGTAGATAGCCTAAGAGTTGTAGGCCTGAGGTCTTACCACGACAAGTCCAAAGGCAGGAGACGAGGTGAAAACGCCGTTTATGTCATTGAAGTTAAGGGCGCCAGGTTAGCGCACCTGGGAGATATCGGGGACATACCGGAAGAGCTCGTTCTCGAGAAGCTTAAAGGGGTAGACTTACTGATGGTGCCGGTCGGTGGAACATTTACCATCGAGCCGGAGGAGGCGTGGAGCCTCGTCGAGAAAACTAAACCAGTTAATGTTATGCCGATACACTACTGGATTACGGGCCTTACGTTGCCGCTTAAACCCGTAGACGAGTTCTTAAAGCTGGTCAAAGGCTATAATGTAGTTAAACTAGACACTAATAGCTTCAACTTAGCAGAGTTCAGGAACAGCGTCATCGTGGTGAAACCTCCTTAG
- a CDS encoding glycosyltransferase family 2 protein → MSLEGVGLLAAMLIVSSQLAVYIAHSLLLSGCRKKHVEPIGRAGESRNVSFIVPVRKEPLEYVENAVRYVGSLGIPGYEVVIVSDDDVDVRDELFELVKRLREEGLNVWIMWRSVPRGFRTGALNDGLYLSTGDYVYVLDVDTRPERCFFDYAISVLKSNPDCVAVTGRWEPLNADTRVSEALALGLRFLTRVLYRARSCVGLFPYPLGTGTLYNARLLKELLGGWDENRIQDDMELGARIMYSGLKIKYLDECAIRVENPGTYRGFRIQQSRWAYGALDAAIARFKYIFKSKYPLHVKVEALLYLLQYIPQFLVFGGTLILSLVLLVAPRDYMAMIVPLLAVWIASLPVYIYFMFKEGFWERSLWKFAVLSGRLSAISTAVSPYVTVSSLKAVFRVREVYKRTPKGVYQKTFTSLRIPWELLLGLLYCGIGLYALIEGLVISAAWLIISSAGYLYVVYRFSRDVFYK, encoded by the coding sequence TTGAGCCTCGAAGGCGTCGGTTTACTCGCGGCCATGCTTATAGTGTCATCTCAGTTGGCGGTATACATAGCCCATTCCTTACTCCTATCCGGGTGTCGGAAGAAGCACGTTGAGCCGATAGGTCGTGCTGGTGAGTCGAGGAACGTTTCTTTCATTGTACCTGTCCGTAAGGAACCATTAGAATACGTTGAGAACGCTGTACGATATGTAGGTTCGCTCGGAATACCGGGTTACGAGGTTGTAATCGTGTCGGATGACGACGTGGATGTAAGAGATGAACTCTTCGAGCTCGTTAAGAGGCTTCGAGAAGAGGGCTTGAACGTGTGGATCATGTGGAGGAGTGTGCCCCGGGGATTTAGGACAGGCGCCCTTAACGACGGGTTGTACCTGTCCACAGGAGACTACGTCTATGTACTCGACGTTGACACTAGACCTGAGAGGTGCTTCTTCGACTACGCGATCAGCGTGCTGAAATCGAACCCCGATTGTGTAGCTGTTACGGGGCGCTGGGAACCGCTCAATGCCGATACCAGGGTTAGCGAGGCACTCGCGCTCGGCTTACGGTTTCTCACTAGGGTACTATATAGGGCGAGGAGCTGTGTGGGATTGTTTCCCTACCCGCTTGGGACGGGGACGCTTTACAATGCTAGGCTCTTAAAGGAGCTACTGGGTGGTTGGGATGAGAACAGGATACAAGATGACATGGAGCTGGGGGCCAGGATCATGTACAGCGGGCTCAAAATAAAATACTTAGATGAGTGCGCGATCCGCGTCGAGAACCCTGGAACCTACCGGGGTTTTAGAATACAGCAGTCGAGGTGGGCTTATGGGGCGCTAGATGCAGCTATTGCAAGGTTCAAGTATATTTTCAAGTCCAAGTACCCCCTGCACGTGAAGGTAGAGGCCTTACTCTACTTGCTGCAGTACATTCCGCAGTTTCTGGTGTTCGGAGGCACGCTCATTCTCTCACTAGTCCTCCTTGTAGCGCCAAGGGACTACATGGCCATGATAGTACCACTACTAGCTGTGTGGATCGCCAGTCTACCAGTGTACATCTATTTCATGTTCAAGGAGGGGTTCTGGGAGCGGTCCCTCTGGAAGTTCGCCGTTCTTTCGGGTAGGCTCTCAGCAATATCAACGGCCGTATCACCCTACGTGACTGTGAGCTCTCTCAAAGCCGTGTTTAGGGTTCGAGAAGTGTATAAAAGAACTCCTAAGGGTGTATATCAAAAAACATTCACTTCGCTACGAATACCCTGGGAACTCCTGCTTGGATTACTGTATTGCGGTATTGGTCTTTACGCGCTGATAGAAGGCCTTGTTATCTCGGCCGCTTGGTTGATAATTTCATCGGCAGGTTACCTCTACGTTGTTTATAGGTTTTCACGAGATGTCTTCTACAAGTAG
- a CDS encoding ATP-dependent helicase has product MSLHYAVNEPDEKSVFGLLRPYVSMWFKEKYAEMTPVQRRTLPLVKQGKNVLVSSPTGTGKTLAVFLGIIDNMLEYYERNGNLPDAVHVVYVSPLRALNNDMRKNLYEPVKGIVKAAREMGVDVPEIRVAVRTSDTSSYEKQKMLKNPPHILITTPESLALALNAPKFRELLKNVRVVVVDEIHDLASSKRGSHLALSIERLENLVGKPLQRIGLSATIAPLEEVALFLVGYEDGSTHRNCYIVDARFDKKVDIRVIAPVEDLIRTPADVVNDAIYRKIVELVHKYRTTLIFTNTRSATERVVFKLRKLMEKERILDVDEIEAHHSSLSRGARLEVEEKLKKGELRVVVSSTSLELGIDVGYIDLVVLLSSPKSATRLLQRVGRSGHHVWGVSKGRVIVVDRDDLVECAVLARLACERKIDRIRIPRNPLDVLAQHIVGLALEKDWRLEDAYRLVKRAYTFHDLDYSDFLSVARYLAGKLGDFYEYQRVYAKIWLDEEKGVFGRKKTTRAIYYLNLGVIPDESKVRVFTTDGRYVGDLEEGFVEYLAPGDLFILGGRVYEFVQSRGFTAVVRRADGQRPTVPTWFSEMLPLSFDSAVEVGKFRRMVSKMLDEVGVDNVVKYLVKKYKLQKHAAKAICEYMLEQKLYTGNIVPSDRLILVEVFDEPDRRNVIVHSLFGRRANDALARLYAYVVGSKLGVNVRITVTDNGFMITMRGHPDLDYVELFKNIPVERAWDVLVKVIRRTDLLKRRFRHVALRSFMLLRRYKDAEKPMHKLQLNAEELLRAVEEIRDFPVLKEAYREILMDYMHVDEAITVLEAVRRGEIEVKGIGPLEVPTPFAHNIIVHGYTDIVLMEDMRRLLARLHELVIQRLKQMNAVEAPGAPWKV; this is encoded by the coding sequence ATGAGCTTGCATTACGCTGTTAACGAGCCTGACGAGAAGAGCGTCTTTGGGCTGCTTCGGCCCTATGTTAGTATGTGGTTTAAAGAGAAGTATGCGGAAATGACGCCAGTTCAGCGAAGGACTCTCCCCTTAGTTAAGCAGGGTAAAAACGTACTGGTTTCGAGTCCCACCGGTACGGGTAAAACACTAGCCGTGTTCTTAGGGATCATTGATAACATGCTCGAATACTACGAAAGAAATGGTAACCTACCCGACGCTGTTCACGTAGTATACGTTAGCCCGCTAAGAGCACTTAACAACGATATGCGGAAAAACCTGTACGAGCCTGTTAAGGGCATTGTTAAAGCGGCCCGTGAAATGGGCGTTGACGTGCCGGAGATTAGGGTAGCTGTCAGAACTAGCGATACCAGTTCTTATGAGAAGCAGAAAATGCTGAAGAACCCGCCTCATATTCTGATCACCACACCCGAGAGCCTAGCACTAGCACTCAACGCCCCTAAGTTTAGAGAGCTTTTAAAAAACGTACGCGTAGTCGTCGTAGACGAGATACACGACCTCGCTTCCAGCAAGCGTGGTAGCCACCTAGCACTAAGCATTGAAAGATTAGAAAACCTTGTTGGCAAGCCGTTACAGAGAATAGGGCTCAGCGCCACCATAGCGCCCTTAGAAGAAGTTGCACTTTTCCTCGTAGGCTACGAGGATGGCAGCACTCATAGGAATTGCTATATCGTGGACGCGCGCTTTGATAAGAAAGTAGATATACGCGTAATAGCCCCCGTAGAGGACTTAATACGCACCCCAGCCGACGTAGTTAACGATGCAATATACCGCAAGATAGTAGAACTCGTGCACAAGTACAGAACTACATTAATATTTACAAATACCAGAAGCGCAACTGAAAGAGTGGTATTCAAGTTAAGAAAGCTCATGGAAAAAGAGCGCATACTCGACGTTGACGAGATCGAGGCTCATCACAGTAGTCTAAGTAGGGGTGCTCGGTTAGAGGTCGAAGAAAAGCTAAAGAAAGGCGAACTGAGGGTGGTTGTCAGCTCTACTTCCCTGGAGCTGGGCATCGATGTGGGCTACATAGACCTCGTAGTGTTGTTAAGTAGCCCTAAGAGTGCCACCAGGCTTCTGCAACGAGTTGGTAGATCGGGACACCACGTCTGGGGAGTAAGTAAAGGTAGGGTAATCGTAGTTGACAGAGATGACCTCGTAGAGTGTGCCGTCCTTGCGAGGCTCGCTTGCGAAAGGAAAATAGACAGGATCAGGATACCGAGAAACCCCCTCGATGTCCTTGCGCAACACATCGTGGGTTTAGCCCTCGAGAAGGATTGGAGACTTGAAGACGCGTACAGGCTCGTTAAGAGGGCGTACACTTTCCACGACCTAGATTACAGCGATTTCCTAAGCGTAGCTCGCTACCTTGCAGGGAAGCTCGGAGACTTCTACGAGTATCAGAGGGTTTACGCGAAAATATGGCTAGACGAAGAGAAAGGCGTTTTTGGGAGGAAGAAGACGACGAGGGCTATATACTACCTAAACCTCGGGGTAATACCGGATGAGAGCAAGGTTAGGGTCTTTACAACGGATGGTAGATACGTTGGTGACCTTGAAGAGGGCTTTGTGGAGTACTTGGCACCGGGGGACCTGTTCATCCTGGGTGGGAGGGTTTATGAATTCGTACAGAGCAGAGGGTTTACTGCCGTGGTTAGGAGGGCGGATGGCCAGCGGCCTACCGTACCTACCTGGTTCAGTGAAATGCTACCTTTATCTTTCGACTCCGCCGTAGAAGTCGGCAAGTTCAGAAGAATGGTATCAAAAATGCTCGACGAAGTCGGCGTCGATAATGTAGTGAAGTACCTCGTTAAGAAGTACAAGCTACAGAAACACGCTGCAAAGGCCATTTGCGAGTACATGCTCGAACAGAAACTGTATACCGGTAACATCGTCCCCTCGGATAGGTTAATTCTAGTTGAAGTATTTGACGAGCCGGACAGGAGGAACGTGATCGTGCACTCGCTTTTCGGTAGGAGAGCTAACGATGCGCTGGCAAGGCTTTACGCCTATGTAGTTGGGTCAAAGTTAGGCGTTAACGTAAGAATCACCGTTACAGATAACGGCTTTATGATAACAATGCGCGGTCACCCTGACTTAGACTACGTTGAATTATTCAAAAACATCCCTGTAGAGCGTGCGTGGGACGTGCTCGTAAAGGTTATTAGGCGAACAGACCTCTTAAAGCGTAGGTTCAGACATGTAGCTCTCAGAAGCTTCATGTTACTAAGACGCTATAAGGACGCCGAAAAACCAATGCACAAGCTACAACTTAACGCAGAGGAGTTGTTAAGAGCCGTGGAAGAGATAAGGGATTTCCCCGTGCTGAAGGAGGCTTACAGGGAGATCTTAATGGATTACATGCACGTAGACGAGGCAATAACCGTCCTCGAGGCCGTGCGCAGAGGTGAAATAGAGGTTAAGGGC